The sequence GCTCAAGCCCAACGCTGATGAGCGCGGGGCGCTGATGGAGATCCTGCGCACCGATGATGAAATATTCGAACGTTTCGCCCAAGTATACGTCTCCCTCAACTACCCCGGGGTGATACGAGCCTGGCACTACCATAAGAAACAGGATGATTTCTTCGTCGTCGTCAAAGGGATGGCCAAGGTAGTTCTTTACGATGCCAGAGAGGGTTCGCCGACCAAGGGTGAGGTCCAGGAGTTTTTCCTTGGGGAGCGTAACAATATCTTGCTTAAGATACCTATCGGGGTCTATCACGGCTACAAAACTATTGGAGTAGAGCCATCGCTACTGCTCAATTTTCCCACAGAGCTGTACAACTATGAGGCACCCGATGAGTATCGTCTACCGTGGAATACGGATCAAATACCCTACGATTGGGCCCTGAAACACGGTTAGCGTCTTGCCCGGCGCATTTAGAGAAGTGGTCGTAAGGATATCTAAGGGATGCAGGCTAAACAGATCGTCTTCGTGGCCCTAATTATCATCGTCATCATCATGCTGGTGCTCTCTTTGACTCCCCCTCCGGTGCACTAAGGGAGCAGCGGTGGAAGATCGCCGCCTTCTCTTCGTCAATCCAGTCAGCCGATTAGGAGGCGCGGAAAGGAGCACCTTGAGCCTGCTGATTCGCCTGCCCA comes from Chloroflexota bacterium and encodes:
- a CDS encoding dTDP-4-dehydrorhamnose 3,5-epimerase family protein: MIEGIHIKQLKPNADERGALMEILRTDDEIFERFAQVYVSLNYPGVIRAWHYHKKQDDFFVVVKGMAKVVLYDAREGSPTKGEVQEFFLGERNNILLKIPIGVYHGYKTIGVEPSLLLNFPTELYNYEAPDEYRLPWNTDQIPYDWALKHG